GCTTGAAGGAATGACCTGCGGCCACTGCGTTGCATCGGTGACAAAAGAACTCGAAATGGTTGCCGGCGTGACCGATGTATCGGTTGACCTGGCATCTCAGTCGGCAACAATTCAGGCTGAGGACGGTGTCTCGCAAGACCAACTGAGTGCGGCCATTGATGAGGCCGGCTACAAACTCGTTTCGGTCAGCTAGGTCGGCCATGAGCTCGGCCGAAGTCAAGAGCCTTGATCTCGACATAGAGGGCATGACCTGCACGGCTTGCTCGAGGCGGGTTGAGAAGAGCCTGAACAAGGTTGCCGGCGTCAGTGCTTACGTTGACTTTGCGTCAGAAAAAGCGCACCTGACTTTGTCTGCTGACGTTGACCGTGCAGATCTTGTCAAAGCTGTCGAAGATGCCGGCTACGCGGTTGGTGCCGAGCGCAATGAACTCAAGAGCACCCTGGTGCGGCTTTGGGTTGGAGCAGTAATCGCGCTGCCGGTTGCCCTAATCAGCATGGTGCACGAGTGGATGCCACCTAACTGGAATTTGATCGCGGCTATTGCCACATTGCCGATAGTTATCTGGGTTGCCTGGCCATTTCACTCGGCTGCACTGAAGAACCTCAAGCACCAGGCCACCACGATGGATACCCTGGTGTCACTCGGCGTGATTATTGCCTACGGCTATAGCCTCATCGAGTTGCTGATGGGTGGCCACGAAGCCTACTTTGAGGTTGCCGCGGTGGTGCCGACTGTTGTGCTGCTCGGCCGCTGGTTAGAGTTGCGCACGCGTCGTTCAGCAACCGATTCAGTTCGGGCACTGCTTTCGGCTATTCCAGACACTGCGGTGGTTCGACGAGGGGACCAACAGCTGACCGTTGCCACCAACCAGGTTTTGGTGGGTGACCTAGTCATAGTTGCCTCGGGTCAAAAAGTGCCGGTTGATGGCACTGTGGTTGAGGGCCACAGTCAAATCGATAATTCTCTAATCACCGGTGAATCGGTGCCAACGGAGGCAGCCGTCGGCATGACTGTTGCCGCAGGTTCGCTAAATCTAGGCGCCAGCTTGGTCATCAAAACCACCGCTGCAAGTGCCAACAGCCGAATCGCTCAAATCGCAGACCTCGTTCGTGAGGCCACCGCCCACAAAGCCAAAATCTCAAGCCTGACCGACAAAATCTCGGCTGTCTTTGTGCCAGCGGTAATTGCAATTTCAATACTCACATTTGCCGCCTGGTGGTTGATTGGCGGCGATGCTCAGGCTGGTCTGCGAGCAGGTATCGCAGTTTTGGTAATTGCATGCCCATGCGCTCTTGGCATTGCAGTGCCAATGAGTCTGGCGGTTGCCACGTCGGTGGGCGCTCGTCGCGGAATTGTGATTCGAAACCCAGATGCGCTGTCTCTGCTGAGCAAAGTGAAGAGCGTACTGCTGGATAAAACTGGCACTCTAACCACCGGTCAGCTGAGAGTTGCTAAGACCATTCCGTTGGCGGGCTTTGATGAGCCGCGGGCCATTGCCCTGGCAGCTGCGATAGAACGTAACTCGGTGCACCCTATCGCCAAGGCCATCGCTGCCCTAGATTCATCGCTCAGCGCAGAGGGAGTTATTGAAACCGCCGGTACCGGAGTCTCGGGCAGGGTTGATGGTATTGCGGTTGAGGTCTCAAGGCGCGATGCCAGCACTTTCAGCAACCCAGATGCCCTTGTTGCCGCAATCGCCCAAGCCGGCCCTCGGTCGCTGGCAATTACCTCCATTGATAACCAGTCTGTGCTGTTGATTGCTCTTGAGGATGACCTGCGTCAAGAAGCCCTCGGAACTATTTCCAACCTCAAAGAACTTGGCATAGAACCTATTTTGCTTTCGGGTGATGTTGAGGCCAGAGTGGCATCAGTTGCCAAGGAGCTGGGTATTGAAACTTACTTTGCCGGTGTAGCGCCAGAGCAAAAACTTGATGTAGTCAGTGAGATCAAAACCAAGGCACCCGGTGGCTTGATTGCAATGGTCGGAGATGGCCTGAACGACGTTGCTGCGCTCGCCGGAGCCGATGTTGGGTTGGCCATGGGTTCAGGCACTCACGCTGCCCAATCGGCAGCTGCCATAACCCTGGTTGACGACGACCCGCTTTCTATTCCGTACGCGCTCTCTTTGGGCCGCCGGACATGGTCAAACATCAAGCAAAATCTTGGTTGGGCTTTTGGTTACAACGTCATCTTGATTCCGGTGGCTGCCCTTGGGCTTCTGAACCCAATGCTGGCCGGAACCGCGATGGCCTTTTCGAGCATCTCGGTGGTCCTGAACGCGCTGCGTCTAAACCGGCGGTAAAACGCTGCGGTTTCTGCTGGCCGGGACCATGGCAAGCGTGGTGTATCGGTGTAGCCAAGATGTTTCTGCCCACTGGGTAGTACCACCGATGCGGAACCATTCGTCCTCACCAAGAATTACGTTCTTGACCTCAAGGTTGCCTCGAACGACCAAACCGTCTTCGAGGGTTAGCGATACCGGAACAATTTCACCAACTGCCCAGGCATCGGTCTCACACATAAACGCAGCACCGTAGATGCTGAGGTCAATGCAGTTGGCCGGCAGTTCAGCCAAGTTTGCCGACAGCGATACCGGAACACGAGGAGCACGTCTGGCCCAAGCCTGGTTGCGGGCAACGTAAGGTTCAACGACATAGCAGTGCTCAACGACTGCATCTCGATCAGTATCGGTGTTCCACTCGACTGGTCCACCCAAACGTACGGTCGCCCCAGCTTCTGAATAAGGCCGAACGTTTGACACAGCTAATACGCCACGGGCAAGAATGGAAGAACCTTCGGTGGTCCGGCATTGAATTGTGAATGGAACGCGGGACCCTTCCGCTATTGCCAAGTCATCCACGGTAGATTTTGCAACAATTACACCAGCGCCAGCGTGATGCAAATCAATGCACTTAGCTTTATCGCCGGCAACCTTGGCCGCTAGGCTAACGGGAAATCTCCAGAGCTTTCGATACTGACGCCGGTTGTAGACTCTCGCAGTCATGCTGAACACAATTGCTGCTTCGACCACGCCAAAAATACTCGCCACGATAATGCCCGTGGCTGTAATCGGAGTTAGAAATCCCTGACCGGTCACAGCGGTCAAATACAAATCAACCCACCGAATGAGTAAGGCCAGAAGTGTGATGCTGGTGATAATTATCGGCAACCTAAGTAGCTTGACCGATCGCCAGCCACCGAGATCGACTTCATTTTTTGGAGTGACTACAAATGGCATTTCCTTGTTGGAGAACATGGAGGGCAGGGCATTCAGAAATGCCTCGAAAACAATAAGGTGATTGCGAATTCCCTCTAATGGTTGGGTGACACCACGCTCGAGTGCTGAGACGGCCAACATTGATAGCAGCACCCAGGCTCCCCAGAAATATAGGTAGTACTCTCCCGCATAGCCGACGGGTTGAATGGCAAATAGAGTCACCGCCAAAATACTGACCGTATAAGCCAGGCGCTGCAGCGGAGTCACATGGTAGATGAGTCCTCCGGTGTACGAAAAGCGCTGAGCAAAACTAAGTTTGGGGCTCCAAGCCTTTCGACCGCCCTTGCGATAGGAGCCGATGGTTCCTTGAGCCCATCGGAATCGCTGAATTGTGTAGGCCTCTAGGTTGTCGGGGGCCAAACCTTGAACGAGGTGCTCGTTGTGATACTTAATCTCGTACCCCGCCACTTGAAGAGAAAGCGAGGTCTCAAAGTCTTCCGTAGATGTCGCGATTGCCATGCCACCGACGGAGACAAGAGCTGCCCGGCGAATAAGCCCAGCAGAGCCGCACCAAAAAACAGATTTAAGTCGGTTACGCCCTGGGAGCAAAACATCAAAAAACAGCGACTGTTCGTGGCGACCAACCTCCTCATGCATCACTGAGTTATGGTTTCGAAACGAGTGTGCTGTTTGAACCAAGGCCAATTTCGGGTCAGAAAAATATCCGGTTGTTGCCTCTAGAAAATCTGGTGAAGGAACGTGGTCAGCATCCAGAACTAGGATTAGGTCGCCCTTAAGTTTTGGAAGAACTGCATTTATATTGCCGGCCTTCGCGTAGCGGTTGTTATCGCGAACCTGGTAATTGATGCCGTATTTTTCGGCCAACAGGCGCATCTCTTCTCGCCGCCCGTCATCGCACAACCAGATGGTTGTTCGTCCACGGACCTGCAATGCGCCTATTACTGTCGGAAGAATAATGTCGATGTCTTCGTCATAGGTGGCGATAATGATGTCCACCGCCAGATCCAATGGTGGCAAGCGCGGAGTGAGTGGAATTTCCCAAGCTTCTACAACCAGAATCAGGAATGTCACAAATCCAAAGGCCTCTGCCAAAAACAGCGGCCAAAAGAAGAATGGATTTGCATCGGGCAAGGTGAAGACTAGGCGCCACCAAAGGTAAAAAGAACCTGCACCGAGAGCAACTATTGAAACAAATTTGCCAACCGTAGGGTGTTGCTGGAACCACGAGCCAAGGCGAAGACGAGTCTTAACCACCGATGCAGGCATGGGTGCGTAGGGTTGGGTCGGTTCTTGGGGGTTTTTCTCCATGGGGCCGAGCTATTCGTTTCTACTTGGTCAGCAAAAAATTAGACCTCACTTACGCGGTCTATCAGGCTAAACTCATGCTAGCAGCGGAGGTGATTGGAATTGCAGGACTTGAATGGCAGCGATGCTGCCGTTTCTGGATCACCCGCTCAGGAAAACTTGATGCGGGTTAGCGAAGGTCGGTTTGACGAAAACTTTAACCTGATTGCCAAAGAGATCATGGACGAAGCGCTCATTAATCTCGACTGGTGGGCTGGTCAGGTGTGGTGGTTCTTGCCGAACGGCTTAGAAGCTGGACCATGGCAGCTTCACCCGAGTGCCCCTGCGAGCCTGAATAAACTAAACGACATCCGCGCCTCAGTGCTAAATGAAATCCCGACAGCGCTGTATGGCTCACCAACGATAGTGCCAATCGAGTACGCGGAATGGTTGCCTGACGTCAGGAACCTAAGAGCAATCGGTGTCCGCCAACTCGTCGTCCTCGACATTATTGCCGAAGACCGACCAAGCGCTCGAATGCTATTTATCGTGCCGACCCGTGATTCGTTAGGTCAGGTCGAACAGCAATTTCTCAATGTATCTGCCCTTCTCTTGCCAAAAATGGTCGTGCGAGAGCGGGCGCGAACTGAGCTGCAGTACCGTGCCAGTCACGACCCTCTAACAGGTCTCCTCAATCGACGAGGACTGAATCAACTGCTTGAGTTGGCACCGGCAGTGAAAAAGACTCTTCGTGCTGTCCTCTTTATTGACCTAAACAAGTTCAAAGAGGTAAACGACCTGTATGGCCATGCGGCTGGTGATGAGTTGCTGTCGCATGTTGCAAACGAGTTAGCGGGACAGATTCGACCAACAGATGCCCTAGCGCGCATCGGCGGCGATGAGTTCGTAGTTGTCGCTGCAGAAGTAGCCTCGCCCGAAGCAGCAGAACTTTTCGCCAAGCGCCTTTGGTCGGCAGTTGCCGCGCCATTTACTTTTACTAACGGGTTGACCTGGAACGGCAGCGGAAGCATCGGTGTGGCTATTTGGCAGCCGGGCGATACCTATGCAGAGGCGCTGCGAGAAGCCGATGCACTCATGTATCGAGCTAAAAAAGCGGGTGGCGGCATTGAGATTCAGTCTGGTGCTGCAGCCGAAGATGCCGGGCGTGGGCTAGAAGACATTCTGACTCTCACCCCAGTCACTGATCTTCGTTCTGGTGATGCACACGGATTCATGGTCTCGATCGAGAGTGTTCTGAGCCTGCCTGAAACTGAAAAACTTGGGGCAATGATTGTCGAGGTGCTCGATGCCGAACGCGTCGATAAGTGCAAAGGCGTATGGCTAAAGCTTCCAAAGGGCTTTTGGTTAGATAGCGAGAGAATCGCTGGCTTGCTTGAAGTTATTCGTGTTTTGGCTCCGGCTATCAAAATTGACTTAGTGCTTTCATGCGCAAGCGCCTCATACGAGTCACGCCTAGTTGCTCGCGAACTCATGGACAGATTTGGTGTCGGGCTGGTTCTTGACGCGTTTGGCTCGGGTAACCGTGACCTTGAACTTTTGCAGCTGCTGACTCCGGCGGCGCTGATTGTTGACTCGCTTTCAATGCAACCGGATGACCTTGGTGGAGAAAACCAAACTGACTTCGACTGGGCTGTTCCGCGTTCGGTGATTGCAATTGCCAATGTTTTGGGTGTCGATTCAGTTGCTCCGCTAGGCGCAACGGCATCGCAGTTAAAGAGTTTTGAGAATTTGGGCTGCGACCTTTGGTTCGGCACAGGTAAGTAAATAAATCAGGGGGATGGAATGAAAAAATTAGGTGCGGTGCTTTTGGCACTAGCAATTGGAGCAACACTGAGCGGTTGTTCGAGCAGTGCTGTGGGGGCTGCAAGCACACCAAGTGCGTCGGCCGCGGTTGAAAACCCTTACGGTGGTTTTCCGGTTGACCCACCGGCTGATGACGAAGTGGTGTTGACTGTAACCGGCACCGAGTCAATCGACTACACAATGCCGGAGCTTGAGGCGTTGGCTCAGGTTGAATCAACCATTAACGAACCTTTTGTTGGCCTGCAGCAGACCTTTACCGGTGTTGAACTTGAGACCCTTTTCGAAGCTTCAGGTATTGAACTGACCGATACCGTTTCAACCATCGCGCTCAATGACTACAAGTATGACGACGCAGCCTCGGCCTTTGTTGGCTCGAAGGGCATCCTTGCCCTAACTCGCGATGGCAGCATTATTCCGATGGACCAGGGTGGCCCAATCCGCATTGTGTTTCCTAACGGCCAGGACTATTCAGACTTCTTGGATGC
This portion of the Rhodoluna limnophila genome encodes:
- a CDS encoding heavy-metal-associated domain-containing protein — protein: MSSKKTLQLEGMTCGHCVASVTKELEMVAGVTDVSVDLASQSATIQAEDGVSQDQLSAAIDEAGYKLVSVS
- a CDS encoding heavy metal translocating P-type ATPase, which translates into the protein MSSAEVKSLDLDIEGMTCTACSRRVEKSLNKVAGVSAYVDFASEKAHLTLSADVDRADLVKAVEDAGYAVGAERNELKSTLVRLWVGAVIALPVALISMVHEWMPPNWNLIAAIATLPIVIWVAWPFHSAALKNLKHQATTMDTLVSLGVIIAYGYSLIELLMGGHEAYFEVAAVVPTVVLLGRWLELRTRRSATDSVRALLSAIPDTAVVRRGDQQLTVATNQVLVGDLVIVASGQKVPVDGTVVEGHSQIDNSLITGESVPTEAAVGMTVAAGSLNLGASLVIKTTAASANSRIAQIADLVREATAHKAKISSLTDKISAVFVPAVIAISILTFAAWWLIGGDAQAGLRAGIAVLVIACPCALGIAVPMSLAVATSVGARRGIVIRNPDALSLLSKVKSVLLDKTGTLTTGQLRVAKTIPLAGFDEPRAIALAAAIERNSVHPIAKAIAALDSSLSAEGVIETAGTGVSGRVDGIAVEVSRRDASTFSNPDALVAAIAQAGPRSLAITSIDNQSVLLIALEDDLRQEALGTISNLKELGIEPILLSGDVEARVASVAKELGIETYFAGVAPEQKLDVVSEIKTKAPGGLIAMVGDGLNDVAALAGADVGLAMGSGTHAAQSAAAITLVDDDPLSIPYALSLGRRTWSNIKQNLGWAFGYNVILIPVAALGLLNPMLAGTAMAFSSISVVLNALRLNRR
- a CDS encoding glycosyltransferase family 2 protein; its protein translation is MEKNPQEPTQPYAPMPASVVKTRLRLGSWFQQHPTVGKFVSIVALGAGSFYLWWRLVFTLPDANPFFFWPLFLAEAFGFVTFLILVVEAWEIPLTPRLPPLDLAVDIIIATYDEDIDIILPTVIGALQVRGRTTIWLCDDGRREEMRLLAEKYGINYQVRDNNRYAKAGNINAVLPKLKGDLILVLDADHVPSPDFLEATTGYFSDPKLALVQTAHSFRNHNSVMHEEVGRHEQSLFFDVLLPGRNRLKSVFWCGSAGLIRRAALVSVGGMAIATSTEDFETSLSLQVAGYEIKYHNEHLVQGLAPDNLEAYTIQRFRWAQGTIGSYRKGGRKAWSPKLSFAQRFSYTGGLIYHVTPLQRLAYTVSILAVTLFAIQPVGYAGEYYLYFWGAWVLLSMLAVSALERGVTQPLEGIRNHLIVFEAFLNALPSMFSNKEMPFVVTPKNEVDLGGWRSVKLLRLPIIITSITLLALLIRWVDLYLTAVTGQGFLTPITATGIIVASIFGVVEAAIVFSMTARVYNRRQYRKLWRFPVSLAAKVAGDKAKCIDLHHAGAGVIVAKSTVDDLAIAEGSRVPFTIQCRTTEGSSILARGVLAVSNVRPYSEAGATVRLGGPVEWNTDTDRDAVVEHCYVVEPYVARNQAWARRAPRVPVSLSANLAELPANCIDLSIYGAAFMCETDAWAVGEIVPVSLTLEDGLVVRGNLEVKNVILGEDEWFRIGGTTQWAETSWLHRYTTLAMVPASRNRSVLPPV
- a CDS encoding sensor domain-containing diguanylate cyclase, with amino-acid sequence MELQDLNGSDAAVSGSPAQENLMRVSEGRFDENFNLIAKEIMDEALINLDWWAGQVWWFLPNGLEAGPWQLHPSAPASLNKLNDIRASVLNEIPTALYGSPTIVPIEYAEWLPDVRNLRAIGVRQLVVLDIIAEDRPSARMLFIVPTRDSLGQVEQQFLNVSALLLPKMVVRERARTELQYRASHDPLTGLLNRRGLNQLLELAPAVKKTLRAVLFIDLNKFKEVNDLYGHAAGDELLSHVANELAGQIRPTDALARIGGDEFVVVAAEVASPEAAELFAKRLWSAVAAPFTFTNGLTWNGSGSIGVAIWQPGDTYAEALREADALMYRAKKAGGGIEIQSGAAAEDAGRGLEDILTLTPVTDLRSGDAHGFMVSIESVLSLPETEKLGAMIVEVLDAERVDKCKGVWLKLPKGFWLDSERIAGLLEVIRVLAPAIKIDLVLSCASASYESRLVARELMDRFGVGLVLDAFGSGNRDLELLQLLTPAALIVDSLSMQPDDLGGENQTDFDWAVPRSVIAIANVLGVDSVAPLGATASQLKSFENLGCDLWFGTGK
- a CDS encoding molybdopterin-dependent oxidoreductase, whose amino-acid sequence is MKKLGAVLLALAIGATLSGCSSSAVGAASTPSASAAVENPYGGFPVDPPADDEVVLTVTGTESIDYTMPELEALAQVESTINEPFVGLQQTFTGVELETLFEASGIELTDTVSTIALNDYKYDDAASAFVGSKGILALTRDGSIIPMDQGGPIRIVFPNGQDYSDFLDAWNWSLRTIEVAK